The sequence GGGAAAAGGATCTAACAAAAGAACAGGCCATTGAGAGGATATACTCTCAAATGCCTACAAGAGAAAAATTAAAATATGCACATAGGGTAATAGATAATAGCGGTAGCTTTGAGGATACTAAAAAACAGGTGCTGAAACTATGGACAGAATTACAAAATGATATAAAGGAATATCGGGAGGATAATAGGTGATTTACGTTTTTAATTTAAGGCATTTTAAGTGGTTAATTATGCTGCTTTTACTTATACTAATTTTGCTGCTCTTTGTTTTATCAGGGCGGTGGTTTATACGTCAGATTTATCCCTTGAAATATTCTGATTATATCTTTAAATATTCAAAAGAGAATCAGGTCGATCCTTATCTTACAGCTTCAATCATATTGGTGGAAAGCAAGTATTATCCTAATGCTGTTTCAAAAAAAGGTGCAAGAGGCCTGATGCAGATAATGCCCAGAACCGGAGAGTGGGTTGCACAGCAGTTGGACCTGGAAGGTTTTCATCCCGATTATCTTTTTGACCCCGAGATAAATATAAAGATCGGGACCTGGTATCTTTCTTACCTTATGAAACAGTTCAATGGGGATCTAACACTGGTTTTGGCTGCTTATAACGGAGGGCAGGGTAATGTTAGGGCCTGGTTACAGCAAAGAAATAGTAATAAAGAAAACGACCTGGAGGATTTTCCCTTTAGAGAAACCCGTCAATATGTGATTAAAATTAACAGGGTTTACAAAGTTTATAAGAGATTATACGGTTAGTTTTCATCAAATTAAAATAGAGAAAAAGTAATTCAAATAAGGAAAAACAAACAGGCCATAGCATATTAAAAATAAAAGCAATTATTTCGTAATACGGAAAGGAAGGTAGATATGAGGGAATTTAAGAAATTGGAGGATGTAAAGGATTTTAAAATAGATAAAGAGAGGAGATTTTTTTCTGCACAGCACGAGGAAATAGCTTGTGGTGCAACAACAGATATCTACTTTATTAAAACTTTAGAAATACTTGAACATTTGGGCCTTGCTGAAAAGAAAGTAACTGCAGAAGTATTTCCGAGGAGGGGCGGGGTTTTGGCAGGTTTGGATGAGGTCCTCAATCTTTTAAAGGATAAGGACCTGGAAATCTGGGGGCTGCCTGAGGGGGAAACCTTTGAGTCAAAGGAAACCGTATTGAGGATAAGGGGGCCGTATAAGGAATTGGCAGTTTTTGAAACCCCCCTGCTAGGTATACTTGCCAGTTCGTGTGGATGGGCGACAGCTGCCAGGGAATGCAGAGAAGCTGCAGGAGATAAAATCTTTATTTGTTTTGGAGCAAGGCACGTGCATCCCGCTGTTGCCTCTGTTATGGAAAGGGCAGCGGTAATAGGCGGTGCCAGCGGTGCCAGCTGTATATTAGCAGCAAAGCTCTTGAACCTGAACCCTACCGGAACGGTACCCCATGCTGCCTTTTTAATTGCCGGAGATACCCTTACAATTTCCAGAGCATATGATGAGGTTATGCCGCCGGATTCTCCCAGGATAATCCTTGTAGATACCTTTAAAGATGAAGTAGAAGAAACACTAAGGGTTGCGGACCTTTTGAAGGATAAGCTGGATGGCATACGGTTAGATACCCCCAGTGAGCGGGGTGGTGTTACGCCCGATCTGGTTAAGGAGGTACGGGCACTGCTGAATTTAAAGGGGTACGGTCATGTAAAAATTTTTGTATCGGGCGGTCTTACACCGGAAAAAATCAGGGTTTTAAGTGAAGCGGGAGCGGATGCCTTTGGGGTAGGAAGCTATATATCGAGTGCTTCTCCCATTGATATGACAATGGACGTAAAGGAAGTGGATGATAAACCGGTAGCCAAGAGGGGCAGATTGCCTGGGATAATTGAAAACCACAAACTAAAAAGGTTTAAATAAGTTGACATAATAAGTATGACTATATATAATTTCTCTATAGGGTTAATCTAAGGGGGAAAAATAATGTTAAAATACAGGATAATAACCATTATTTCCATTTTATTTGCTGCATTGATTTTAGTCATCTCAGGATGTAGTGATAATAATGTCATTGAAGAACCGGAGGAAAATATAGAAATCAATCCGGTAAATGGCGGTAATCTTGTAATAGGAATCGATGGAAATGTTGAAACCTTAAACCCCATTCTCGCCACCGGAGAAGGAGAAAGACAGATTTCGGGATTTATATTTAGAGGTCTTGTTAAATCGGGCGAGGATTTGCGTAATATACCCGAGCTTGCCGAAAGCTGGGAGATTTCCCCCGATGGTCTTGAATGGACCTTTCTCTTAAAGGACAGTGCAAGATGGCATGATGGTACACCTGTCACATCCCAGGATGTCGTTTTTACCTTTGATAGAATCTTTGACCCCCGATTAAATTCCCCTCTGAGGGAAAATTTTCAGAATATAGCTTCATATAAAGCTGTAGATGACAAAACAGTAATCTTTGAACTTTTTCAACCGGATGCCTTTTTTTTGAATGACTTAACGGTGGGTATAATTCCGGCCCATATATTTAAAGAAGAGGATTTTACTGTTGAAGCATATAAAAACCTGACAATAGGTAATGGGCCTTTCAAGATAAAGAATTGGGATAAAACCTTGAAAACTTTAACCCTTGAGAAAAATCATGACTATTTCGGCAAAGTGCCGTATTTAGATGAAGTGATATTTAAGACCTTTCCTGACTCCGAAGCCCAAAAGTCTGCATTTAAAGCCGGTGAAATCGATACCGTTGAGATTAGTATAGATGATTGGCCTCTCTATCAGCAGATGAAAAATGTTAAAACCTACCAGTTTCCGCGAATGTACTATGAGTTTATTGGATTAAATCTCAAAAAGAACCATTTTCAGGATTTTAAGATAAGACAGGCACTTATATATGCCATTAACCGGGGAAAAATAGTCGGAGAGGTTCTTTTAAATAAGGGTAGAACGGTTAATTCACCTATACCTGACCATTCATGGGCCTTTAACAGCAATTTAGAGAGATATCAGTATAACCCCCAAAAAGCGTTAAATCTATTGAAAGAAGCCGGATGGGAAATATCCGAAGACCGTATCCTTTATAAAGAAACCGGAACGGGTAAAAGGGAAAAATTCGAATTTACTTTAATAGTTAATGAAGAGAATAAGATGAGGTATCGTGTTGCTGAACTAATAAAACAAGATTTGGAACAGATAGGTATTCATATGAAAATCCTGGTTAAACCGTGGGATGAAGTGCTAAAACATATTAGAAGGAGAGATTTTGAGGCAGTGTTTGCGGCATGGGAATTAGATACGGTACCCGATATGCAGTTTGCTTTTCATTCCAACGAGATTTCCGGGGGCTATAATTTCGTTTCTTATATAAATCAGGAGTTCGATAAGATCGTTGTGGAACTCAGAAGAACAACAGATACCAAAAAGAGACAGGAGCTCTTACTTAAATCTCAGGAAATTATAAACAGGGACCTTCCTTATATATTTTTGTATTCTAAAGACAGGCTTTTAGCCGTAAGATCCAAATTTAAGGGGGTTTTTCCAAACCCGAATGGATTTTACTGGAATATAGAAGAATGGTGGGTGCCGGAGGAATTCCAGAAAAAAGGCGATAAATGATAAAATAATAGGCAGTGTAAAATTTAAGTAGATAGCAGGAGGGAAAAAATCCGGGTTGACATATAATCTACCCGATTGTATAATATATATTGTGAAATTAAAGAATGCCGGGATAGTGAAACTGGCAGACACGCTATCTTGAAGTTAAATAATGCGGGAGTGCTGGAACAGGCAGACAGGCACGTTTGAGGGGCGTGTGTCAGATGACGTGTGGGTTCAAGTCCCACCTCCCGCACCATTTAATAAAAAAATAACCCCCACTTTCCTTCCTAAATAGAGTAGGGTAGGGTAAGGGGGTTTTTTCTTGTTCTTATGGGTATTTTTAATTTATTATCCATCTTTTTTTAATATTTAAGATTAGATTTTACTTGTTCATAAAGTTTCATAGATATTATAGCAAATAGTTTTTAAACATGAGCCTGTCTAAAGCCCAGAAGGGCTTTTATTTTTTTAAAATCGCGATAAAAAAGAGGTCTGATTAATAATATAATCAGACCCGGAGGGTGTTTTGCATTTATGGATACAATTATACAATAATACTAGAAAAAAATCAAGTTTTTTATTGCAATCTAAAAAATAGAATGATTCCTTGAGTCCTCTATGCAAACATTCCGGATAAATATGAGAAAGGTAACGGAAGATTCCGTTACCTTATATTTTGAATTACGCTTCTGTTCCGTAGCATCCATAGCCACCTATTACCAGCAGAATCAAAATCAAGAAGATCAAGAACACAATCCCATAGTAACCTCCATAAAATCCTGACATCTAACTCCCTCCTTCCTCTTTTCCCAGTTTAATCCCTACTTACGGTTTTTATATCAATCACTGGTGGTAAATAAACAACCAGATATGCTATAGGGTTGTTGCCAACAACCGTTTGCAAACTACCTCTCTTTATATGGTTGTAGGCTATGCTTCAGCTTCATAAAATCCATAACCGCCTAATAGAAGCAGGATTAAGATTAAAAAGATCAGGAATACACCATTGTAGTAATAACCTCCAACGGGACCTGACATTAAAATCCCCTCCTCCTATTTTTTAATATATATTATACTTTTGTTGTAAGAATCGTTACTACAACTTTTTGTTGCTGGTTTTAAAGTATTAATCATAGTCTAACTGACTTCTTTCAATAATTAGTGTATGATACTATACTTTTTAGTGTTACTAAGTTTAGCAGTATTGTTTTTATAACTATACCGTTAGCCCAGGTAAAAAATTAAATAGCGTTCCTCCTTAAAAATATTAAAAACGAAAATATGGTATAATAGATAATAAAAGCAATAAAACAGTATCCTCAGGAGGCACAAATGGCAAGGATTTTTTTAGTAGACGATTCAAAATTTATGCGCAATATCTTAAAAAATATTCTAAAAGAACGAAACCATACAATTTGTGGTGAGGCGGCAAATGGAAAGGATGCGGTTTTAAATTTTTTTAAAGCGAGACCCGATTTAGTTATCATTGACATAAACCTGCCAGACTTTGATGGGATTGAGGTCCTTAGAAGGATAAAAACAATAGACCCGAACGTCAAGGCGATAATTTGCAGTTCGATGGGACAGCGGGACTACATTATGGAGGCATATCAAGCAGGGGCATATGATTTTATAGTTA is a genomic window of Koleobacter methoxysyntrophicus containing:
- a CDS encoding lytic transglycosylase domain-containing protein translates to MIYVFNLRHFKWLIMLLLLILILLLFVLSGRWFIRQIYPLKYSDYIFKYSKENQVDPYLTASIILVESKYYPNAVSKKGARGLMQIMPRTGEWVAQQLDLEGFHPDYLFDPEINIKIGTWYLSYLMKQFNGDLTLVLAAYNGGQGNVRAWLQQRNSNKENDLEDFPFRETRQYVIKINRVYKVYKRLYG
- a CDS encoding nicotinate phosphoribosyltransferase translates to MREFKKLEDVKDFKIDKERRFFSAQHEEIACGATTDIYFIKTLEILEHLGLAEKKVTAEVFPRRGGVLAGLDEVLNLLKDKDLEIWGLPEGETFESKETVLRIRGPYKELAVFETPLLGILASSCGWATAARECREAAGDKIFICFGARHVHPAVASVMERAAVIGGASGASCILAAKLLNLNPTGTVPHAAFLIAGDTLTISRAYDEVMPPDSPRIILVDTFKDEVEETLRVADLLKDKLDGIRLDTPSERGGVTPDLVKEVRALLNLKGYGHVKIFVSGGLTPEKIRVLSEAGADAFGVGSYISSASPIDMTMDVKEVDDKPVAKRGRLPGIIENHKLKRFK
- a CDS encoding ABC transporter substrate-binding protein, which translates into the protein MLKYRIITIISILFAALILVISGCSDNNVIEEPEENIEINPVNGGNLVIGIDGNVETLNPILATGEGERQISGFIFRGLVKSGEDLRNIPELAESWEISPDGLEWTFLLKDSARWHDGTPVTSQDVVFTFDRIFDPRLNSPLRENFQNIASYKAVDDKTVIFELFQPDAFFLNDLTVGIIPAHIFKEEDFTVEAYKNLTIGNGPFKIKNWDKTLKTLTLEKNHDYFGKVPYLDEVIFKTFPDSEAQKSAFKAGEIDTVEISIDDWPLYQQMKNVKTYQFPRMYYEFIGLNLKKNHFQDFKIRQALIYAINRGKIVGEVLLNKGRTVNSPIPDHSWAFNSNLERYQYNPQKALNLLKEAGWEISEDRILYKETGTGKREKFEFTLIVNEENKMRYRVAELIKQDLEQIGIHMKILVKPWDEVLKHIRRRDFEAVFAAWELDTVPDMQFAFHSNEISGGYNFVSYINQEFDKIVVELRRTTDTKKRQELLLKSQEIINRDLPYIFLYSKDRLLAVRSKFKGVFPNPNGFYWNIEEWWVPEEFQKKGDK
- a CDS encoding response regulator; translated protein: MARIFLVDDSKFMRNILKNILKERNHTICGEAANGKDAVLNFFKARPDLVIIDINLPDFDGIEVLRRIKTIDPNVKAIICSSMGQRDYIMEAYQAGAYDFIVKPFEPSQILASVEKTLKRF